In a single window of the Flavobacterium sp. W4I14 genome:
- a CDS encoding hypothetical protein (product_source=Hypo-rule applied; pfam=PF18739; superfamily=48371) yields MNFKEQKRQYIDDEGFRLLALIEDKILQPVNKSPKRTPSGSIHEKIALDLTEKMVDSPHIESAYDRTGHEYKKEVYNNRSIGFNGLDYLRVKKLAATASEEKSIVYKISEDFIENKIFKWLVKTHKENRAEKTLSTFLLDEFLMVCKNRRIRFPIVNLDIDNAFEIGKAKFDFFTEDYFNKLKQHNAEQGSTSNEDSYSHIRNKYQGKVFVSFDVVAEVQKAEEIALEYCSLTVDILKMCSDMLDLPDLGLKFDIDSRVKFASQSEVILTMAENELEEFTINMYGPQGRYRIGKKQWTQMLKRGLAVFHIFLINLTDEPTELQSLIVNSIKRFGNAISIHSLHQRIVELFTILESLLLLNTNSPIIESVCRYCSKLVFKKIEDRKQAIELLKIMYDVRSKLIHHGKEVRFDMDNLRKLQYIVVMLLEALINKTKQHLSKQSLLQEIEDAIMQAYD; encoded by the coding sequence ATGAACTTTAAGGAGCAAAAACGACAATACATCGATGATGAAGGCTTTAGATTACTTGCACTTATTGAAGACAAAATACTTCAACCTGTTAACAAAAGCCCAAAGCGGACTCCTTCAGGTTCTATCCATGAAAAAATTGCCCTGGATCTCACAGAAAAGATGGTTGATTCCCCACACATTGAATCAGCATACGATCGTACAGGGCATGAATACAAAAAGGAAGTTTACAATAACCGTTCCATAGGGTTCAATGGCCTCGATTATTTAAGGGTTAAGAAGCTTGCTGCAACTGCCAGCGAAGAAAAATCGATAGTATATAAAATCAGCGAAGATTTTATAGAAAATAAGATTTTTAAATGGCTTGTAAAAACCCATAAGGAAAATAGAGCAGAAAAAACATTATCTACATTTTTGCTAGATGAGTTTTTAATGGTGTGTAAGAATCGCCGCATACGGTTCCCAATAGTCAACTTGGATATCGACAATGCTTTTGAAATTGGTAAGGCGAAATTCGATTTTTTCACAGAAGACTATTTTAACAAACTCAAACAGCACAATGCTGAACAAGGGTCTACTTCAAATGAGGACAGCTACTCACACATCCGTAATAAATATCAAGGAAAAGTCTTCGTTTCATTTGATGTGGTTGCTGAAGTTCAAAAAGCAGAAGAGATAGCTTTAGAATATTGTTCGCTTACCGTCGATATATTAAAAATGTGTTCAGATATGTTAGATCTACCAGACCTAGGTTTAAAATTTGACATCGATTCTAGGGTAAAATTTGCATCTCAGAGCGAAGTTATTTTAACGATGGCAGAAAATGAGCTTGAAGAATTTACCATAAACATGTACGGACCACAAGGAAGGTACCGCATTGGTAAAAAACAATGGACTCAGATGCTAAAACGTGGCTTAGCCGTCTTTCACATCTTTCTTATAAACCTCACCGATGAGCCGACAGAACTTCAGTCCCTTATAGTAAACAGCATCAAACGGTTCGGTAATGCAATTTCGATCCACAGCCTCCATCAAAGAATCGTTGAACTATTTACAATCCTCGAATCTTTGCTTCTACTAAATACAAATAGTCCAATAATCGAATCAGTCTGCCGTTATTGCTCAAAGCTGGTGTTTAAGAAAATCGAGGACAGAAAGCAGGCGATCGAACTACTCAAAATTATGTATGATGTCAGAAGCAAACTAATACATCACGGAAAAGAGGTAAGATTCGACATGGACAACCTGAGAAAATTACAGTACATTGTCGTCATGCTCCTAGAAGCATTGATCAACAAGACAAAGCAACACCTAAGTAAACAGTCGCTGTTACAGGAAATAGAAGATGCTATTATGCAGGCCTATGATTAA
- a CDS encoding putative peroxiredoxin (product_source=COG2044; cog=COG2044; pfam=PF12083; superfamily=88723) → MKHDFHQRRENRIAGAEEKASKNEAESDRLYQLSQKMADAIPMGQPILIGHHSEKSDRRYRDKISGAMKRSVEADNKAAYYADKADSIKNNDAIFSDDPEAVAKLEEKLNSLKEMQDFMKAANNCIRKDDKAGFLKLKYGNAKMWEELIQDKFGGKGFAHFTLTNNSANIRRIEKRLLALKKQGQTVAVDAVINGVRILENREANRLQLFFDGKPVQEVIARLKQHGFRWCRSEGAWQRHISNNALYWGRIIAGTVEA, encoded by the coding sequence ATGAAACATGATTTTCATCAACGCAGGGAAAACCGCATTGCAGGTGCGGAAGAAAAAGCTTCAAAGAATGAAGCTGAGTCGGACAGGCTGTATCAGTTAAGTCAGAAAATGGCGGATGCGATCCCGATGGGTCAGCCTATCCTTATCGGGCATCATTCCGAAAAGTCTGACCGCAGGTATAGGGATAAAATATCTGGAGCAATGAAGCGGTCGGTTGAGGCAGATAATAAAGCTGCATATTATGCAGATAAGGCGGACAGCATTAAAAATAACGATGCCATCTTTTCGGACGACCCTGAGGCTGTGGCAAAACTGGAAGAAAAACTGAACAGTTTAAAGGAGATGCAGGATTTTATGAAGGCGGCCAATAACTGCATTAGAAAGGATGATAAGGCGGGTTTTTTAAAACTAAAGTATGGTAATGCTAAGATGTGGGAAGAGCTTATACAGGATAAGTTCGGGGGTAAAGGGTTTGCCCATTTTACCTTAACAAATAATAGTGCCAATATCAGGCGTATTGAAAAAAGGTTGTTGGCTTTAAAGAAACAGGGGCAGACCGTGGCAGTTGATGCAGTAATCAACGGGGTGCGTATTTTGGAGAACAGGGAGGCCAACCGCCTTCAGCTTTTTTTCGATGGAAAGCCCGTGCAGGAGGTAATCGCACGGCTAAAACAGCACGGTTTCCGTTGGTGCAGATCGGAGGGCGCATGGCAACGGCACATCAGTAACAATGCACTTTATTGGGGCAGGATCATAGCCGGAACGGTAGAAGCATAA
- a CDS encoding hypothetical protein (product_source=Hypo-rule applied), translating to MMKVIDLAGRPIRVNDLEAAIKQADRYKSQYHEDPRFAALDKRLRAYWEDFYQKLIVLR from the coding sequence ATGATGAAAGTTATAGATCTTGCAGGCAGGCCGATCAGGGTGAACGATCTGGAAGCAGCAATTAAACAGGCAGACCGTTATAAAAGCCAATATCATGAAGACCCGAGGTTTGCAGCGCTGGACAAAAGGCTCCGTGCATATTGGGAGGATTTTTATCAAAAACTGATTGTTTTAAGGTGA
- a CDS encoding DNA ligase D-like protein (predicted ligase)/DNA ligase D-like protein (predicted 3'-phosphoesterase)/DNA ligase D-like protein (predicted polymerase) (product_source=TIGR02779/TIGR02777/TIGR02778; cath_funfam=3.30.470.30; cog=COG1793,COG3285; pfam=PF01068,PF04679,PF13298; superfamily=50249,56091; tigrfam=TIGR02777,TIGR02778,TIGR02779) yields MVGRKKHIAKVNNMPEHIDPMLCTLVKAPVESEEYLYELKWDGYRIISKVENGKVRMNSRSGLDYTKKYPLIAEALENLDHELMIDGEVVVLNSGGKPDFDALQLYNGKRTPIRYCVFDLLFLDGNNLMELPLYQRKELLEALVKEDEIFLFSGSFEDGKELYENALRDNLEGIVAKKRDSPYIPGDRSYNWLKVPTRKRQEFVIGGWAESDKSRSFRSLLFGAYENGKLQWIGRSGGGYKQSEMPGILKMLQAVETDKSPFANKILDTKGAKIHYVQPTLVANFEFATWTKSGRIRKPATFLGFRKDKNPKDVVREVPKEAEQVEEVIEKQAANQENDQDESSYGDTPDDPAKQNAGKPELETYRQKRSFNQTPEPQGGNTDSEKLIFVVQKHDASHLHYDFRLEMRGVLKSWAVPKGPSMNPEDHRLAMAVEDHPYDYKDFEGIIPKGQYGGGTVLVWDNGTYEPAEKIKGKKAQEHWLLSHYYKNSLSIILHGKKLKGEFNITRIKEEEEGRNSWLLTKVKDGHELETDITKKDRSVISGNTLLEVAMDSHSKVWQSNHATHLDEPGANNHSEQEAINREQLDGHGNAQTSSRPQHKHQTVGELFPKSKNKRSTRGSLPKESNWHKVFEEKIKSEGTIEVEKQSLQLTNIEKKLWTSTNKAQLISYYNSIAQYILPYLKDRPLSLHIKNLAAQAPGFYIKDMEGHQPDFLDIFSTKRKHKAKGKADVIDYAVCNNLPALLWLINLGCIDLNPWNSTTAHPLEPDFIAIDLDPSDEDFKKAVRTALAAKEYFDEQKLTAFVKTSGKTGIHIFIPCKGFSFPQARNLAEQICAEIQKRVPKIATIEVSIEHRGNKLFVDFSQNDEADTLACAYSVRPGKLPTLSTPLEWEELTLELKPTDFTIDTINARLLQKGDLWADLLDKKITASNTKILGKLLEGSSN; encoded by the coding sequence ATGGTAGGCCGAAAAAAACATATCGCAAAGGTTAACAACATGCCAGAGCATATTGATCCTATGCTCTGTACACTGGTTAAAGCCCCTGTGGAAAGTGAAGAATACCTTTATGAGCTCAAATGGGATGGTTACCGGATCATTTCAAAGGTAGAAAACGGGAAAGTCCGTATGAATTCCCGCAGCGGTCTCGATTATACCAAAAAATATCCCCTGATCGCTGAGGCCCTTGAAAACCTGGATCATGAGCTGATGATCGACGGTGAGGTAGTGGTGCTTAACTCCGGAGGCAAACCTGATTTTGATGCCCTGCAACTCTACAACGGAAAACGTACACCGATCCGTTATTGTGTTTTTGACCTGCTGTTTCTGGATGGCAACAATCTCATGGAACTACCGCTTTACCAGCGCAAGGAGCTGCTGGAAGCACTGGTAAAAGAGGATGAAATTTTTCTATTTAGCGGGAGTTTTGAAGATGGAAAGGAACTGTATGAAAATGCACTGCGCGATAACCTGGAAGGGATTGTGGCTAAAAAGAGAGATAGTCCTTATATACCGGGTGACCGTAGCTACAACTGGCTGAAAGTACCCACACGTAAACGGCAGGAATTCGTGATCGGCGGCTGGGCGGAGTCCGATAAGTCACGCTCGTTCCGCTCCCTTCTATTTGGCGCTTATGAAAATGGCAAACTTCAATGGATCGGCAGGTCTGGCGGAGGCTATAAACAGTCCGAAATGCCCGGCATCTTAAAAATGCTCCAGGCCGTTGAAACTGACAAATCACCCTTTGCCAACAAAATCCTGGATACCAAAGGCGCTAAAATCCATTATGTCCAACCAACGCTGGTAGCCAATTTTGAATTTGCCACATGGACAAAATCCGGCAGGATCAGAAAACCAGCCACCTTTCTAGGCTTCCGTAAAGATAAAAACCCGAAAGATGTGGTACGGGAAGTACCCAAAGAGGCGGAACAGGTAGAAGAAGTGATTGAAAAACAAGCAGCAAATCAAGAAAATGATCAAGATGAAAGCAGCTACGGCGATACGCCTGATGATCCTGCTAAACAGAATGCCGGCAAACCAGAACTGGAAACCTATCGGCAAAAGCGATCTTTTAATCAGACACCTGAGCCGCAAGGCGGCAATACGGACAGCGAAAAGCTGATCTTTGTCGTCCAGAAACATGACGCTTCGCACCTGCATTATGATTTCCGGCTTGAAATGCGCGGGGTACTCAAATCATGGGCGGTTCCCAAAGGACCTTCAATGAATCCCGAAGACCATCGGCTAGCTATGGCGGTTGAAGACCATCCTTACGACTATAAAGATTTCGAAGGCATCATTCCCAAAGGCCAGTATGGCGGCGGCACGGTATTGGTCTGGGATAACGGAACCTATGAACCTGCAGAAAAGATCAAAGGCAAAAAAGCGCAGGAACACTGGCTACTCTCCCACTATTATAAAAACTCATTAAGCATTATTCTGCACGGGAAAAAACTCAAAGGAGAATTTAATATCACCCGGATAAAGGAAGAGGAAGAAGGACGAAATTCATGGCTGTTGACCAAGGTAAAAGATGGCCATGAGCTGGAAACGGATATCACAAAAAAAGACCGTTCAGTAATCTCAGGTAACACCTTGCTGGAAGTGGCCATGGACAGCCATTCGAAAGTCTGGCAGAGCAACCATGCTACACACCTGGATGAACCCGGGGCTAACAATCATAGCGAACAAGAAGCAATCAATCGGGAACAGCTGGATGGACATGGGAATGCTCAGACCAGTTCCCGGCCCCAGCATAAACATCAGACCGTCGGCGAACTTTTTCCAAAATCCAAAAACAAGAGATCCACCCGTGGTTCACTGCCCAAAGAAAGCAACTGGCACAAAGTCTTTGAAGAAAAGATCAAATCAGAGGGCACAATCGAAGTAGAAAAGCAAAGCTTACAGTTGACCAACATTGAAAAAAAGCTGTGGACGAGCACTAATAAGGCGCAACTGATCAGTTATTACAACAGCATAGCACAATATATTTTGCCTTACCTGAAAGACCGGCCACTTTCCCTGCACATTAAAAACCTTGCTGCTCAGGCTCCAGGCTTTTATATCAAGGATATGGAAGGCCATCAGCCCGACTTTCTTGATATATTTTCCACTAAGCGTAAACATAAAGCTAAAGGCAAGGCCGATGTGATCGATTATGCCGTCTGCAATAACCTTCCTGCCTTACTCTGGCTGATCAACCTGGGCTGTATTGACCTGAATCCATGGAATTCCACCACCGCACATCCGCTAGAACCTGATTTTATTGCCATTGACCTAGATCCATCGGATGAGGATTTTAAAAAGGCCGTTAGAACAGCGCTGGCAGCAAAGGAGTACTTTGATGAGCAGAAGCTTACCGCTTTTGTTAAAACTTCCGGCAAAACCGGCATCCACATCTTTATTCCCTGCAAAGGATTCAGCTTTCCACAGGCCAGAAACTTAGCGGAACAGATCTGCGCGGAGATCCAAAAACGTGTCCCTAAAATCGCCACGATCGAAGTGTCCATTGAACATCGTGGCAATAAACTATTTGTTGATTTTTCCCAAAACGACGAGGCCGATACCCTTGCCTGCGCCTACTCAGTACGCCCCGGCAAATTGCCAACCCTCTCAACGCCGCTCGAATGGGAAGAACTGACATTAGAACTCAAACCCACAGACTTTACAATCGATACCATCAATGCCAGGTTATTGCAAAAAGGCGATCTCTGGGCTGATCTGTTGGATAAAAAAATCACAGCAAGCAATACCAAAATTTTAGGAAAATTACTTGAGGGATCATCGAATTGA
- a CDS encoding hypothetical protein (product_source=Hypo-rule applied; superfamily=52833), whose translation MEQMNVEDSVKVKIDFSKKELPKSAQKLRPLVWKDGDSFCCLLGPDPKVGVFGCGDSPLTAIVDWDTHLGNRLAGPSQEDEVIQYVKDVYKADNTEVW comes from the coding sequence ATGGAACAGATGAATGTCGAGGATTCAGTAAAAGTGAAAATTGACTTCAGTAAAAAAGAATTACCGAAGAGCGCACAGAAACTGAGGCCATTGGTATGGAAAGATGGCGATAGCTTCTGCTGTCTATTGGGACCTGATCCAAAGGTTGGGGTTTTTGGGTGCGGAGATTCTCCGCTAACGGCAATTGTGGATTGGGATACCCATCTTGGCAATCGACTGGCCGGGCCATCGCAGGAAGATGAGGTTATTCAATATGTTAAGGACGTTTATAAAGCAGACAATACCGAGGTATGGTAG
- a CDS encoding hypothetical protein (product_source=Hypo-rule applied), with protein MPRGTKVERNSVSNQPHEIKYEANKLDVKSSDIKDAKKSGSNQRKDIEKKIK; from the coding sequence ATGCCAAGAGGAACAAAAGTGGAGCGGAATTCAGTATCGAACCAACCACACGAAATTAAATACGAAGCAAATAAGCTGGATGTAAAATCTTCTGATATCAAGGACGCTAAAAAAAGCGGTTCGAATCAGCGAAAAGACATTGAAAAAAAAATAAAATAA
- a CDS encoding alkylated DNA repair dioxygenase AlkB (product_source=COG3145; cath_funfam=2.60.120.590; cog=COG3145; pfam=PF13532; superfamily=51197), with protein MNLFGETALFDGGIKRYTDFNMPSTELRLWQHFFNKNEADNYYKILLAETPWQQRMRKMYDKMVIDPRLTAYYGGENGHRWTPVLLEIKQAIENVCGISFDRVLLNLYRDGKDSVAWHSDTLPADGKHHHIASVTFGDTRIFKVRHKFRKDIAGLDIPLTHGSFLLMDDNMQDHYEHHVPKTARSVGPRINLTFRISESGKPVYLMR; from the coding sequence ATGAACCTTTTTGGAGAAACAGCATTATTTGACGGAGGCATAAAGAGGTACACGGATTTCAATATGCCCAGTACTGAACTGCGGCTGTGGCAGCATTTTTTTAACAAGAACGAGGCAGACAATTACTATAAAATTCTTTTGGCCGAAACACCATGGCAACAGCGCATGCGAAAAATGTATGATAAGATGGTGATTGATCCGCGCTTAACCGCGTATTATGGTGGCGAGAACGGTCATCGGTGGACACCTGTCTTGTTGGAGATCAAACAAGCAATAGAAAATGTTTGTGGTATCAGCTTCGACCGGGTGCTGTTAAATCTGTACCGTGATGGAAAGGATTCAGTCGCCTGGCATAGTGATACGCTTCCTGCTGACGGCAAACATCATCACATTGCATCGGTAACTTTTGGAGATACCAGGATTTTCAAGGTACGCCACAAATTCAGAAAAGACATTGCAGGGCTGGATATACCACTAACCCATGGAAGTTTTCTGCTCATGGATGACAACATGCAGGATCATTATGAACACCATGTACCCAAAACTGCCCGCAGTGTCGGCCCAAGGATCAACCTGACTTTCCGCATTTCTGAATCGGGTAAACCAGTTTACCTAATGAGGTAA
- a CDS encoding protein ImuA (product_source=KO:K14160; cath_funfam=3.40.50.300; cog=COG4544; ko=KO:K14160; superfamily=159127,52540) gives MKASRELIDKLQQDILLWQGLKPQVAGKADAIGLGAIETAFPNGVFPKKAIHEFITIAPEDSAATDGFIGGLLAILMKDGAACVWISTARKLFPLSLRLFNADPERIIFMDVQTEKDVLWIMEESLKCKGLAVVVAELSDLSLIESRRLQLAVEQSGVTGFILRKDERKTASTVATARWKISPLPSLTERGMPGLGFPRWQVELLKVRSGKPGSWVMEWAGDAFRQLEPEQQHAIWSEPKQRQIG, from the coding sequence ATGAAAGCAAGCAGGGAATTGATCGATAAGTTGCAACAGGACATCCTGCTGTGGCAGGGCCTTAAACCCCAGGTGGCTGGAAAAGCCGACGCTATTGGCTTAGGTGCGATAGAGACTGCATTTCCCAATGGCGTTTTTCCCAAAAAGGCAATCCATGAATTTATTACCATTGCGCCTGAAGACTCAGCAGCGACCGATGGTTTTATTGGTGGCCTGCTGGCTATCCTGATGAAAGACGGTGCCGCCTGTGTCTGGATCAGTACCGCAAGAAAACTGTTTCCCCTTTCCCTGCGCCTTTTCAACGCGGATCCCGAACGCATTATTTTCATGGACGTACAAACAGAAAAGGATGTCTTGTGGATCATGGAAGAATCTTTGAAATGCAAAGGACTCGCTGTGGTCGTTGCTGAACTCAGCGATCTGAGCTTGATAGAATCCCGCAGGTTACAGCTTGCTGTAGAACAGAGTGGCGTTACCGGATTTATCCTGCGTAAAGATGAGCGTAAAACTGCAAGTACTGTAGCCACCGCGAGGTGGAAAATTTCTCCATTACCGAGTCTGACCGAAAGGGGAATGCCAGGGCTTGGTTTCCCGCGCTGGCAGGTAGAATTGCTAAAAGTAAGAAGCGGTAAACCCGGCAGCTGGGTAATGGAATGGGCTGGGGATGCCTTCAGGCAGCTTGAGCCAGAACAACAGCATGCAATATGGTCTGAACCAAAACAAAGACAGATTGGATAG
- a CDS encoding protein ImuB (product_source=KO:K14161; cog=COG0389; ko=KO:K14161; pfam=PF00817; superfamily=56672) has product MQKRYVSIWFRHLLADWQLIRRPELKDVPFVFAAPDHGRNMITAVSPLASAQGIEVGMKAADAKAICPGLELLDDKAGRTASLLKVIGEWCIRYSPIVMVDDFSTDGLFMDISGCSHLWGGEREYLKEIVSRLKTKGYTVRLAMADTPGAAWAISRFGTVTPLIPPGDHQTALLPLPPEALRLDEITLNKLRKLGFYQIKSFIGMPRSVLRRRFGDDFLTRLAQALGSADEILQPLKVPEPFQQRLPCLEPIKTRNGIEIAITKLLENLCLHLQNEGKGLRSAVLTCYRIDGRVIQVNVGTNAATHNVSHLFKLFQLKIDQIRPALGIELFVLDAPKVDEVIPGQEALWTTKPGLNDQSVIRLLDRVAGKVGTGVIHRYIPATHYWPERSVKNCMTTTEKATTAWRLDNPRPTELLSQPEAIEVMALIPDHPPKFFIYKGAKHDVVKADGPERIEREWWMDKGDHRDYYQVEDEQGRRYWLFRLGHYDGGQKYKWFIHGFFA; this is encoded by the coding sequence ATGCAAAAGCGTTATGTTTCAATATGGTTCCGCCACCTGCTGGCTGACTGGCAGCTTATCCGCCGCCCTGAATTAAAGGACGTGCCTTTTGTTTTTGCTGCGCCTGATCATGGGCGCAATATGATTACCGCGGTTAGTCCTCTTGCTAGTGCGCAGGGAATAGAAGTTGGAATGAAAGCCGCGGATGCCAAAGCCATCTGTCCGGGCCTGGAACTACTGGATGATAAAGCAGGCAGGACGGCATCGCTCCTAAAAGTCATTGGGGAATGGTGTATTAGATATTCTCCTATTGTGATGGTGGATGATTTTTCTACGGATGGTCTCTTTATGGATATCAGCGGATGCAGCCACCTTTGGGGAGGAGAAAGGGAATACCTGAAAGAGATCGTTTCCAGATTGAAAACAAAAGGTTATACCGTCAGGCTGGCTATGGCGGACACGCCTGGTGCCGCATGGGCAATTTCCCGCTTTGGAACAGTCACGCCACTTATCCCGCCAGGCGATCACCAAACAGCATTATTGCCTTTGCCCCCAGAGGCCTTACGCCTTGATGAAATTACATTGAACAAACTCCGTAAACTGGGCTTTTACCAGATCAAAAGTTTTATCGGCATGCCCCGCTCGGTATTGCGCAGGCGTTTCGGTGACGACTTTCTAACGCGCCTTGCCCAGGCTTTGGGCAGCGCTGATGAAATTTTACAACCCTTAAAGGTGCCTGAGCCTTTCCAGCAGCGTTTGCCCTGTCTGGAACCAATTAAAACAAGAAACGGGATTGAAATAGCGATCACTAAACTGTTGGAAAATCTGTGTTTGCACCTGCAAAATGAAGGGAAAGGACTGCGCAGCGCGGTATTGACCTGCTACCGGATTGACGGCAGGGTGATTCAGGTTAATGTTGGTACCAATGCGGCAACGCATAACGTAAGCCATTTGTTCAAGCTTTTTCAGCTCAAAATCGATCAGATCCGCCCGGCACTGGGCATTGAGCTGTTTGTACTGGATGCGCCGAAAGTGGATGAAGTAATCCCAGGCCAGGAAGCGTTATGGACTACTAAGCCCGGACTAAACGATCAGAGTGTGATCCGCCTGCTTGACCGTGTAGCAGGAAAAGTAGGAACAGGGGTAATCCACCGCTATATTCCAGCTACGCACTACTGGCCCGAACGCTCGGTAAAAAACTGCATGACTACCACTGAGAAAGCAACAACAGCTTGGCGCTTAGATAATCCACGCCCGACCGAACTGCTTTCACAGCCCGAGGCGATAGAAGTAATGGCGCTGATCCCCGATCATCCCCCTAAGTTTTTTATTTACAAGGGCGCCAAACACGATGTGGTAAAAGCTGACGGGCCGGAACGTATCGAACGGGAATGGTGGATGGATAAAGGGGATCACCGGGACTATTACCAGGTAGAAGATGAGCAGGGCAGAAGGTACTGGCTGTTCCGTTTAGGGCACTATGATGGCGGTCAAAAATACAAATGGTTTATTCATGGATTTTTTGCTTAA